A genomic segment from Streptomyces antibioticus encodes:
- a CDS encoding ferritin-like domain-containing protein translates to MLTAKSLFQEIIDNDESFALFCSIAAGGESQGGWENARIAALVPPDERDLAPRIARHGADEDKHGRIFNALMKKRGLKPVPVPSDTDYTMLLERGGIGLAHDRLKADEPLTVQDIVTYLSHSRVTEQRASEQMELLRKHFGDDPDLGRAVKMISHDEDNHLAYCHEELLRFARAGHGRAIQRTLRACALAEIRVYRDVSLAVMAHMGRILGWSRPKAAVLAAGIHAVYAWERFAGWRRMVSLEMPERRDALGGPATPAAEFA, encoded by the coding sequence ATGCTTACGGCCAAGAGCCTGTTCCAGGAGATCATCGACAACGACGAGTCCTTCGCGCTGTTCTGCTCCATCGCCGCGGGCGGGGAGTCGCAGGGCGGCTGGGAGAACGCCCGGATCGCCGCGCTCGTGCCGCCGGACGAGCGCGATCTCGCCCCCCGGATCGCCCGCCACGGCGCTGACGAGGACAAGCACGGGCGGATCTTCAACGCGCTGATGAAGAAGCGCGGCCTCAAGCCCGTCCCGGTGCCCTCCGACACCGACTACACGATGCTCCTGGAGCGCGGCGGCATCGGCCTCGCCCACGACCGTCTCAAGGCCGACGAACCGCTCACCGTGCAGGACATCGTCACCTACCTCTCCCACAGCCGGGTCACCGAACAGCGCGCCTCCGAGCAGATGGAGCTGCTGCGCAAGCACTTCGGGGACGACCCCGACCTCGGCCGCGCCGTGAAGATGATCTCCCACGACGAGGACAACCACCTCGCCTACTGTCACGAGGAACTCCTGCGGTTCGCCCGCGCGGGACACGGCCGCGCCATCCAGCGCACCCTGCGCGCGTGCGCGCTCGCCGAGATCCGCGTCTACCGGGACGTCAGCCTCGCCGTCATGGCGCACATGGGCCGCATCCTGGGCTGGTCGCGCCCCAAGGCCGCCGTCCTCGCGGCGGGCATCCACGCCGTGTACGCGTGGGAGCGGTTCGCGGGCTGGCGGCGCATGGTGTCCCTGGAGATGCCGGAACGGCGCGACGCCCTCGGCGGACCCGCCACCCCCGCCGCCGAGTTCGCCTGA
- a CDS encoding LLM class F420-dependent oxidoreductase, producing the protein MQLGINLGYWGAGMDADNLAVAQEADRLGYAVCWAAEAYGSDAATVLTWVAAQTERIDVGSAIFQIPARQPAMTAMTAATLDSLSGGRFRLGLGVSGPQVSEGWYGVKFDKPLSRTREYVEIVRKAMTRERLSYEGEHWTLPLPGGPGKPIKLTVHPEREHIPLYIAAIGPKNLEQTGEIADGALLIFPSADHLEDTAIKYLRAGREKAGKTLDGFDVCPTLPLAVGDDKDVEKLADTFRPYTALYVGGMGSRKQNFYNQLAQRMGYEQAAAEVQDKYLSGDKQGAAAAVPHDLIDGTTLLGSVERIADRMKAYAAAGVTTLTLAPAGFTLDERLASLRAGTEALELAGLA; encoded by the coding sequence ATGCAGCTCGGGATCAACCTCGGCTACTGGGGCGCGGGAATGGACGCGGACAACCTCGCCGTCGCCCAGGAGGCCGACCGGCTCGGGTACGCCGTCTGCTGGGCCGCCGAGGCTTACGGGTCGGACGCCGCCACGGTGCTCACCTGGGTCGCGGCCCAGACCGAACGGATCGACGTCGGCTCGGCCATCTTCCAGATCCCGGCGCGCCAGCCCGCGATGACCGCGATGACCGCCGCCACCCTCGACTCGCTCTCCGGCGGCCGCTTCCGTCTCGGCCTCGGCGTCTCGGGCCCGCAGGTCTCCGAGGGCTGGTACGGCGTCAAGTTCGACAAGCCGCTGTCCCGGACCCGGGAGTACGTGGAGATCGTCCGCAAGGCGATGACCCGTGAGCGGCTGTCGTACGAGGGCGAGCACTGGACGCTGCCGCTGCCGGGCGGTCCGGGCAAGCCGATCAAGCTGACCGTGCACCCGGAGCGCGAGCACATCCCGCTCTACATCGCCGCGATCGGCCCGAAGAACCTGGAGCAGACCGGCGAGATCGCCGACGGCGCCCTGCTGATCTTCCCGTCCGCCGACCACCTGGAGGACACCGCGATCAAGTACCTGCGGGCCGGGCGCGAGAAGGCGGGCAAGACCCTCGACGGCTTCGACGTGTGTCCGACGCTGCCGCTCGCCGTCGGCGACGACAAGGACGTCGAGAAGCTCGCCGACACCTTCCGCCCGTACACCGCGCTGTACGTCGGCGGCATGGGCAGCCGTAAGCAGAACTTCTACAACCAGCTCGCCCAGCGGATGGGGTACGAGCAGGCGGCGGCCGAGGTCCAGGACAAGTACCTGTCGGGCGACAAGCAGGGCGCCGCGGCGGCGGTCCCGCACGACCTGATCGACGGGACCACGCTGCTGGGCTCGGTGGAGCGGATCGCCGACCGGATGAAGGCGTACGCGGCGGCCGGTGTCACCACCCTGACGCTCGCGCCCGCCGGTTTCACCCTCGACGAGCGCCTCGCGTCCCTGCGGGCCGGCACCGAGGCCCTGGAGCTGGCCGGCCTCGCCTAG
- a CDS encoding aldo/keto reductase, whose amino-acid sequence MEQRHLGRTGLRVSRIGLGTLTWGRDTDEHDAADLMKTFWEAGGTLVDTADVYGDGDAEYLLGRLMDGLVPRRDLIVSTKAGSVPDPDRRFDGSRGHLLAALDASLARLGTDYVDLWHVHAFDPDTPLEETLQALDIAVASGRARYAGVSNFCGWQLAKAATWQLSAPGTRTRLACTQMEYSLLQRGIEREVLPAALDLGIGLLPSSPLGRGVLTGKYRGDALPPDSRGASEHFSPFVEPYLDDTAARIVDAVTTAADGLAVTPLQVALAWVRDRPGVAAPVIGPRNAQQLAAALSVEALSLPDEICRALDDVSAPVHRYPDHDWSTL is encoded by the coding sequence ATGGAGCAGAGGCATCTCGGCCGCACCGGCCTGCGTGTGTCCCGCATCGGGCTCGGCACCCTGACCTGGGGGCGTGACACCGACGAGCACGACGCCGCGGACCTCATGAAGACGTTCTGGGAGGCCGGCGGCACCCTGGTCGACACGGCGGACGTGTACGGCGACGGGGACGCCGAGTACCTCCTCGGGCGGCTGATGGACGGCCTGGTGCCCCGGCGCGACCTGATCGTCTCCACGAAGGCCGGCAGCGTGCCCGACCCGGACCGCCGCTTCGACGGCTCACGGGGCCATCTGCTCGCCGCGCTCGACGCCTCCCTCGCCCGCCTCGGCACCGACTACGTCGACCTGTGGCACGTCCACGCCTTCGACCCGGACACCCCGCTGGAGGAGACGCTCCAGGCCCTGGACATCGCTGTCGCCAGCGGCCGCGCCCGGTACGCCGGGGTCTCCAACTTCTGCGGCTGGCAGCTCGCCAAGGCCGCCACCTGGCAGCTCTCCGCGCCGGGCACCCGGACCCGGCTGGCCTGCACCCAGATGGAGTACTCGCTGCTCCAGCGCGGCATCGAGCGCGAGGTGCTGCCGGCCGCGCTGGACCTGGGCATCGGGCTGCTGCCCTCCTCCCCACTGGGCCGCGGCGTGCTCACCGGCAAGTACCGGGGCGACGCGCTGCCGCCCGACTCGCGCGGCGCGTCCGAGCACTTCTCGCCCTTCGTCGAGCCGTATCTCGACGACACCGCCGCCCGGATCGTGGACGCCGTGACGACCGCGGCGGACGGCCTCGCCGTTACCCCGCTCCAGGTCGCCCTCGCGTGGGTCCGCGACCGGCCCGGGGTGGCCGCGCCGGTCATCGGCCCGCGCAACGCGCAGCAGCTCGCGGCGGCACTGTCAGTGGAGGCGCTTAGTCTTCCTGACGAGATCTGCCGGGCTCTGGACGACGTGTCGGCGCCCGTGCACCGCTACCCCGATCACGACTGGAGCACGCTGTGA
- a CDS encoding ATP-dependent DNA helicase has product MSTEPETTENTGPGSTGPGAADGEGGGPATEPAAEEPGAGEAADMADGAGAEGADGAGDGGSAAAQLTEAQAELAAQKRERERIERRKAERAEPIAAGTKLSGKAADLLAAVRAVEGGAKPPASAFPDPEPAPRRPAPEPVRPARPVVAEPTAPPAPAPDTVDAVRRVLADGGAPENLASQAAAALGEGAGELLREDPWQLLRVTGVRPEQADGFARALLGPECAPDDERRGRAVTVWLLEQAALAGHTALELPALTAALGRQAVPDADAAVQSALAEGDVLAFQDALEEPGGAPTKAAEGGDEDEDAEESRPVRVLVGLERYALAEESLADALARIVNSLAKEVSPEWEPQGLSGSAAELVRAVAGHGLVLHTGGEAARAEPAALLTAARAQGLRAVAACHTPDGRDRFTALLPDDADGAGADGAGAEGAVVTLSGLLTGAEGPGRDAEGAFALDLLVLTDAPLLDVETAATVAESLPDGARLVLSGDPAVLWSAGPGRVFADLLAARVCPQVASRTPDPGPLGELVSGIGVGELNQVEAPGKEIVIVPVRDAGEAVHRTVQLVADSVPRAFGFAPGETVVITPGHGGAAGTRALNAALKERLNPGPGRFGGFDPGDLVVHSPAPGRSVPGRVVDADAEGLHLTCADGPVVVAKERVERSVRHGWALTAHQAVGGRWPAAVVVLPGDAAQSLSRPWVYTAFGRAERHLSVVHGVDQALPRAVAEVPAKPRTTRLPLLLRTQVPPAG; this is encoded by the coding sequence GTGAGCACCGAGCCGGAGACCACGGAGAACACCGGGCCGGGGAGCACCGGGCCGGGGGCGGCGGACGGTGAGGGGGGCGGGCCCGCGACGGAGCCCGCCGCCGAGGAGCCCGGCGCAGGCGAAGCGGCCGACATGGCGGACGGCGCCGGTGCGGAAGGCGCCGACGGTGCGGGTGACGGTGGGAGTGCCGCCGCCCAGCTCACCGAGGCGCAGGCCGAGTTGGCCGCGCAGAAGCGGGAGCGGGAGCGGATCGAGCGGCGCAAGGCCGAGCGGGCGGAGCCCATCGCCGCCGGCACCAAGCTGAGCGGCAAGGCCGCCGACCTGCTCGCCGCCGTGCGGGCCGTCGAGGGCGGCGCCAAGCCTCCGGCCAGCGCCTTCCCCGACCCGGAGCCCGCCCCCCGCCGCCCCGCCCCCGAGCCCGTACGGCCCGCGCGTCCGGTGGTCGCCGAGCCCACCGCTCCCCCGGCGCCCGCCCCGGACACCGTGGACGCCGTACGCCGCGTGCTGGCCGACGGCGGCGCCCCGGAGAACCTGGCGTCGCAGGCCGCGGCGGCGCTCGGCGAGGGTGCCGGGGAGCTGCTGCGGGAGGACCCCTGGCAGTTGCTGCGGGTCACCGGGGTGCGGCCCGAGCAGGCCGACGGCTTCGCCCGCGCGCTGCTGGGCCCCGAGTGCGCCCCGGACGACGAACGACGCGGCCGGGCCGTCACCGTCTGGCTGCTGGAGCAGGCCGCGCTGGCCGGTCACACCGCACTGGAGCTGCCCGCGCTGACCGCCGCGCTCGGCCGGCAGGCCGTGCCGGACGCGGACGCGGCCGTGCAGAGCGCGCTGGCCGAGGGTGACGTCCTCGCCTTCCAGGACGCCCTGGAGGAGCCCGGCGGCGCTCCCACCAAGGCCGCCGAAGGCGGGGACGAGGACGAGGACGCCGAGGAGTCCCGTCCGGTCCGGGTCCTGGTCGGTCTGGAGCGGTACGCCCTCGCCGAGGAGAGCCTCGCCGACGCGCTGGCCCGGATCGTCAACTCCCTCGCCAAGGAGGTCTCCCCGGAGTGGGAGCCGCAGGGTCTGTCCGGCAGCGCGGCCGAACTGGTCCGGGCCGTCGCCGGGCACGGACTGGTGCTGCACACCGGCGGTGAGGCCGCCCGCGCGGAACCGGCCGCCCTGCTCACGGCGGCCCGCGCCCAGGGGCTGCGCGCGGTGGCCGCCTGTCACACACCGGACGGGCGGGACCGGTTCACGGCGCTCCTGCCGGACGATGCGGACGGCGCCGGGGCGGACGGCGCCGGGGCGGAGGGCGCCGTGGTCACCCTCTCCGGCCTGCTCACCGGCGCCGAGGGGCCCGGCCGGGACGCGGAGGGCGCGTTCGCCCTGGATCTGCTGGTCCTGACGGACGCCCCGCTGCTCGACGTGGAGACCGCCGCGACGGTCGCGGAGTCGCTGCCGGACGGCGCCCGGCTGGTGCTGAGCGGTGACCCGGCGGTGCTGTGGTCCGCCGGTCCCGGCCGGGTCTTCGCCGATCTGCTGGCGGCGCGGGTGTGCCCGCAGGTCGCCTCGCGCACCCCCGACCCGGGTCCGCTCGGCGAGCTGGTGTCCGGGATCGGCGTCGGCGAGCTGAACCAGGTCGAGGCGCCCGGCAAGGAGATCGTGATCGTGCCGGTGCGGGACGCGGGCGAGGCGGTGCACCGGACCGTGCAGCTCGTGGCCGACTCGGTGCCCCGCGCCTTCGGCTTCGCCCCCGGGGAGACCGTGGTGATCACTCCGGGGCACGGCGGCGCCGCCGGCACCCGCGCGCTGAACGCCGCGCTCAAGGAGCGGCTCAACCCCGGCCCGGGCCGATTCGGCGGCTTCGACCCCGGTGACCTGGTCGTCCACTCCCCCGCGCCGGGCCGTTCGGTGCCGGGCCGGGTGGTGGACGCCGACGCGGAGGGACTGCACCTGACCTGCGCGGACGGCCCCGTCGTCGTGGCGAAGGAGCGGGTGGAGCGGTCCGTGCGGCACGGGTGGGCGCTGACCGCGCACCAAGCGGTGGGCGGCCGGTGGCCCGCGGCGGTCGTGGTGCTCCCCGGCGACGCGGCGCAGTCGCTGTCCCGCCCCTGGGTCTACACGGCCTTCGGCCGGGCCGAGCGGCATCTGTCCGTGGTGCACGGCGTGGACCAGGCCCTGCCGCGCGCGGTCGCCGAGGTCCCGGCGAAGCCGCGCACGACCCGGCTGCCGCTGCTGCTGCGCACCCAGGTGCCCCCGGCCGGCTAG